From a single Sphingomonas sp. OV641 genomic region:
- a CDS encoding haloacid dehalogenase type II: MTETRKPTVLAFDVFGTVVDWRSSISAESGLFLAKIGQQHIDAGQFTDDWRKKYLSGMAAYAKSGRDFTILDVLHREMLDETLRDKGIDPATLDPALLQDWTFAWRRLKPWPDSIEGLTRLKRRFPIVTLSNGNIALMLEMARRGGLPWDAIMGAEVTRAYKPDPRAYLGTAETLGLAPDELCLVAAHHSDLAAARRCGLKTAFIARPKEYGGRPAPDAKLAQDWEWSAGSLTELADQLGC; encoded by the coding sequence ATGACCGAAACCCGAAAACCGACGGTGCTGGCATTCGATGTGTTCGGAACGGTGGTGGACTGGCGCAGCAGCATATCGGCGGAAAGCGGCCTGTTTCTGGCGAAGATCGGCCAGCAGCACATCGACGCCGGCCAGTTCACCGACGATTGGCGCAAAAAGTATCTGAGCGGCATGGCGGCTTATGCCAAATCGGGCCGCGACTTCACGATCCTGGACGTGCTTCACCGCGAAATGCTGGACGAGACGCTGCGCGACAAAGGCATCGATCCGGCGACGCTCGACCCCGCGCTGCTGCAGGACTGGACCTTCGCGTGGCGGCGGCTCAAGCCCTGGCCGGATTCGATCGAGGGGCTGACGCGGCTGAAGCGGCGCTTCCCGATCGTGACGCTGTCCAACGGCAATATCGCGCTGATGCTGGAAATGGCGCGGCGCGGCGGGCTGCCCTGGGACGCGATCATGGGGGCGGAAGTGACGCGCGCGTACAAGCCTGATCCACGCGCCTATCTGGGCACCGCGGAAACTCTGGGCCTCGCGCCCGACGAACTGTGCCTCGTCGCGGCGCATCACAGCGACCTGGCGGCGGCGCGCCGCTGCGGGCTGAAGACCGCGTTCATCGCGCGGCCGAAGGAATATGGCGGCCGGCCAGCGCCCGACGCGAAGCTGGCGCAGGACTGGGAATGGTCGGCAGGGAGCCTGACCGAACTGGCGGATCAGCTCGGCTGCTGA
- a CDS encoding amidohydrolase, with protein sequence MTEEILEPDLPIIDPHHHLWDFTPALPRMPEIAHPFGRITRQSPRYLFDELLADCRGAGHNVVGTVFLQCGAFYRADGPAELKPVGEVEFVNGVAAQSASGVYGPFRACAGIVGQADLTLGEGVGAVLDAEIAAGNGRFRGIRHIGAHDPDPEVLGPLGHAPANLYADPRFRQGFAELGPRGLTFDAWVVEPQIGEVTALARAFPDQPIVLDHVGTPLGLGSYAGRHDDRFAAWRAAIGDLATCPNVTVKLGGLAMPFCALGELGPDHRTTAARLADLFRPYVETCIAAFGPARAMFESNFPVDRWGADYATLWNAFKLVARGASADEKRDLFAGAAARFYKVEHLLA encoded by the coding sequence ATGACCGAAGAGATTCTCGAACCCGATCTGCCGATCATCGATCCGCATCATCACCTGTGGGATTTCACCCCGGCGCTGCCGCGCATGCCGGAAATCGCCCATCCCTTCGGCCGCATCACGCGTCAGAGCCCGCGCTATCTGTTCGACGAGCTGCTCGCCGACTGCCGCGGCGCGGGCCACAATGTGGTCGGCACCGTCTTTCTCCAGTGCGGCGCCTTTTACCGCGCCGATGGCCCGGCCGAGCTGAAGCCGGTGGGCGAGGTGGAATTCGTGAACGGCGTCGCGGCGCAATCCGCCAGCGGCGTCTATGGACCGTTCCGCGCCTGCGCCGGGATCGTCGGCCAGGCGGATCTCACCCTGGGCGAAGGCGTCGGCGCGGTGCTCGATGCGGAGATCGCCGCCGGCAACGGGCGCTTTCGCGGCATCCGCCACATCGGCGCGCATGATCCCGATCCGGAGGTGCTGGGCCCGCTCGGCCACGCCCCGGCGAACCTTTATGCCGATCCGCGCTTTCGCCAGGGCTTCGCCGAACTTGGGCCTCGCGGCCTCACCTTCGATGCCTGGGTGGTGGAGCCGCAGATCGGCGAGGTCACCGCGCTCGCCCGCGCCTTCCCCGATCAGCCGATCGTGCTCGATCACGTCGGCACGCCGCTGGGCCTGGGCAGCTACGCCGGCCGCCACGACGATCGCTTCGCCGCGTGGCGGGCGGCGATCGGGGATCTCGCCACCTGCCCCAATGTCACGGTGAAGCTGGGCGGCCTCGCCATGCCCTTCTGCGCGCTGGGGGAGCTTGGACCCGATCATCGCACCACCGCCGCCCGCCTTGCGGACCTCTTCCGCCCCTATGTCGAAACCTGCATCGCCGCCTTCGGCCCGGCGCGCGCGATGTTCGAAAGCAACTTTCCGGTGGATCGCTGGGGCGCCGATTACGCCACCTTGTGGAACGCCTTCAAACTGGTCGCCAGGGGCGCCAGCGCGGACGAGAAGCGCGACCTCTTCGCCGGCGCCGCCGCGCGCTTCTACAAGGTGGAGCATCTCCTCGCCTGA
- a CDS encoding PepSY domain-containing protein: protein MAPRPAGSRMRLAVRRVHLWLGLTLGLLFAVIGATGSALVFYTAIDAALHPVVGAGARALRGGVPARDVAGLPRLSGGGGGADGKAVGIAAAPASEVSQLGPGPRRGGVEEGAGLRALRGGLLERDVAGLPRLAGGGRGPDGIAVGTAVARASEVSRLGPGLRRGGVKEGAGVRALRGGVPARDVAGLTRLPGEGRGPGGIAVGTGVASASEVSQLGPGLRRGWAAEGLGERLDRAFATGSARFRHPGGKWTFEVTGGGGAIPARYYPAAMPGHHAERLMVWFSPDGGRIVRVERWGGYLMSWIYQLHMELLAGEAGLQIVGWSGVVMLVLLVSGVVAWWPRGSWRKALAFKRDAAPIRRLRDLHKLSGVGSALLLVVLVVTGVLLALPNVMQALLAPGKPAVPASAEVPAGARPVSIVQALDAAQRALPDGRLVFVDMPIGGSAPIRARYQVPGDPHARFPASYVYLDQVTGRVLGVHDARRGGVGAQVNLWVRALHDGTVGGMATRVLALLMGLMPAVLFVTGLMHWLRRRRQARRCSTL from the coding sequence GTGGCGCCACGCCCGGCGGGATCACGGATGCGGCTGGCGGTGCGGCGGGTGCATCTGTGGCTGGGGCTGACGCTGGGGCTGCTGTTCGCGGTGATCGGCGCGACCGGCTCGGCGCTGGTGTTCTACACCGCGATCGATGCGGCGCTTCATCCGGTGGTGGGGGCGGGGGCGCGCGCTTTGCGCGGCGGGGTGCCGGCGCGTGACGTGGCCGGCTTGCCTCGCCTTTCCGGCGGTGGCGGGGGTGCAGATGGGAAGGCGGTGGGAATTGCCGCGGCGCCTGCCAGCGAGGTCTCCCAACTGGGCCCCGGCCCTCGCCGGGGTGGCGTTGAGGAGGGGGCGGGGTTGCGGGCTCTGCGTGGCGGGTTGTTGGAGCGTGACGTGGCCGGCTTGCCTCGCCTCGCCGGCGGAGGCCGGGGTCCAGATGGGATAGCGGTGGGAACTGCCGTGGCGCGTGCCAGCGAGGTCTCGCGACTGGGCCCCGGCCTTCGCCGGGGTGGTGTTAAGGAGGGGGCGGGGGTGCGTGCTTTGCGCGGCGGGGTGCCGGCGCGTGACGTGGCCGGCTTGACGCGTCTCCCCGGCGAAGGCCGGGGTCCAGGTGGGATAGCGGTGGGAACTGGCGTCGCGTCCGCCAGCGAGGTCTCCCAACTGGGCCCCGGCCTTCGCCGGGGTTGGGCCGCAGAGGGGTTGGGGGAGCGGCTGGATCGTGCCTTTGCAACTGGCAGCGCGCGCTTTCGTCACCCGGGCGGGAAATGGACGTTCGAGGTGACCGGCGGGGGCGGCGCGATCCCGGCGCGTTATTATCCCGCCGCCATGCCGGGGCACCATGCCGAGCGGCTGATGGTGTGGTTTTCGCCCGACGGCGGGCGCATCGTGCGCGTCGAGCGGTGGGGCGGCTATCTGATGAGCTGGATCTACCAGCTGCATATGGAGCTGCTGGCGGGCGAGGCTGGGCTTCAGATCGTCGGCTGGTCGGGCGTCGTCATGCTGGTGCTGCTGGTGTCGGGCGTGGTCGCCTGGTGGCCGCGTGGCAGCTGGCGCAAGGCGCTGGCGTTCAAGCGCGATGCCGCGCCGATCCGCCGCTTGCGCGACCTGCACAAGTTGAGCGGCGTGGGGAGCGCGCTGCTGCTTGTCGTGCTGGTGGTGACGGGCGTGCTGCTGGCGCTGCCGAACGTGATGCAGGCGCTGCTCGCACCGGGCAAGCCTGCGGTGCCGGCATCGGCGGAGGTGCCGGCGGGCGCGCGGCCGGTTTCGATCGTGCAGGCGCTGGACGCGGCGCAGCGCGCGCTGCCGGATGGGCGACTGGTGTTCGTCGACATGCCGATCGGCGGCAGCGCGCCGATCCGCGCGCGCTATCAGGTGCCCGGCGATCCACATGCGCGCTTCCCGGCAAGCTATGTGTATCTCGATCAGGTGACGGGCCGGGTGCTGGGCGTGCATGACGCGCGGCGCGGCGGGGTGGGCGCGCAGGTCAATCTGTGGGTACGCGCGCTGCATGACGGCACGGTGGGCGGCATGGCGACGCGCGTGCTGGCGCTGCTGATGGGGCTGATGCCGGCGGTGCTGTTCGTGACGGGGCTGATGCACTGGTTGCGACGCCGGCGTCAGGCGAGGAGATGCTCCACCTTGTAG
- the purT gene encoding formate-dependent phosphoribosylglycinamide formyltransferase: MAFTARILLLGSGELGREFVVSAKRLGCHVTACDSYDNAPAMQLADAREVFSMLDPDLLRAAVEKHRPDFVVPEVEAIRTEVLAELEAAGTTIVPSARATVVTMNRDGIREVAAVELGLRTSRYLYAETLEQVREGAAHTGLPCVIKPVMSSSGKGQSTVRAEADLEPAWDYAVANMRGDRARVIVEEFVDFDYEITLLTVRTREGVLFCPPIGHRQERGDYQESWQPAAMSATAIAAAQDMARKVVDDLGGYGLFGVEFFVKDDAVIFSELSPRPHDTGMVTLISQDLTEFDLHTRAILGLPIPAITSHGPSASAVILADRASDTVGYEGLADALATPGGTVEVRIFAKPTTRPYRRMGVALALAESTDAARRVAAEAAARVRLRYDPA; encoded by the coding sequence ATGGCGTTCACGGCAAGGATCCTTTTGCTCGGATCGGGCGAGCTCGGGCGCGAATTCGTGGTTTCCGCCAAGAGGTTAGGCTGCCACGTCACCGCCTGTGACAGCTATGACAATGCTCCTGCGATGCAGCTTGCCGACGCGCGCGAGGTCTTCTCGATGCTCGATCCCGACCTGCTGCGCGCCGCCGTCGAAAAGCACCGCCCCGACTTCGTCGTCCCCGAGGTGGAGGCGATCCGCACCGAAGTGCTCGCCGAACTCGAAGCCGCCGGCACCACCATCGTCCCCTCCGCCCGCGCCACGGTGGTGACCATGAACCGCGACGGCATCCGCGAGGTCGCGGCGGTCGAGCTTGGCCTGCGCACGTCGCGCTACCTTTATGCCGAAACGCTGGAGCAAGTGCGCGAAGGCGCGGCGCACACCGGCCTTCCTTGCGTGATCAAGCCCGTCATGTCCTCCTCCGGCAAGGGCCAGAGCACGGTGCGTGCCGAGGCCGATCTGGAGCCGGCATGGGATTATGCCGTCGCCAACATGCGCGGCGACCGGGCGCGCGTGATCGTCGAGGAATTCGTTGATTTCGATTACGAAATCACGCTTCTGACGGTGCGAACGCGCGAGGGCGTCCTGTTCTGCCCGCCGATCGGCCACCGGCAGGAACGCGGCGATTATCAGGAAAGCTGGCAGCCCGCCGCCATGTCCGCCACGGCGATCGCGGCGGCGCAGGACATGGCGCGCAAGGTGGTGGACGATCTGGGCGGCTATGGCCTGTTCGGGGTCGAATTCTTCGTCAAGGATGACGCGGTGATCTTCTCCGAACTGTCGCCGCGCCCGCACGATACCGGCATGGTGACGCTGATCTCGCAGGATCTGACCGAGTTCGACCTTCACACCCGCGCGATCCTCGGCCTGCCGATCCCGGCGATCACCAGCCATGGCCCGTCCGCCTCCGCGGTGATCCTGGCCGATCGCGCGTCCGATACCGTCGGCTATGAAGGCCTCGCCGACGCGCTGGCGACGCCCGGCGGCACGGTGGAGGTGCGGATCTTCGCCAAGCCGACCACCCGGCCTTATCGCCGCATGGGCGTGGCGCTGGCGCTGGCCGAGAGCACGGATGCCGCGCGGCGCGTTGCCGCTGAGGCGGCCGCCAGGGTGCGCCTGCGCTACGACCCGGCCTGA
- a CDS encoding TonB-dependent siderophore receptor has product MFRFHLLAGAAASCLLPAVSLAATPVEGEQADPAIIVTGQRDPLRLEERPQAASRLGLTVRETPASVEVLTQDDLQVQGLRTARETFNQVVGAISGNVPGNPAVVSLRGFAGNTVSILQDGVRVSTSTVVQRDSNNWHYERVEVLKGPASVLYGEGALAGVINKVTRKPVLGERRLDTLLSIGSFDTVTAAGGVNLPVSDTLAVRADASYQRSDSLYDVENNDTFSAGLTASALWRPSDRVSLLIAVDHFEDSYDATYQGLPLIPGQYALDPSDAVTSEAGLVADRALRRRNYNPQGAYSSADETTIRSRLDWAAGGGWSLALDLTAYTADRAFLLADSQSFVAPDATFPHGSFRQSYQDFRHDHQFWNARGAATNNGVIAGMRNRFTIGVEHNQTDFVSLRQQAPTSVLPAVDVRDPAVVLLPTGTAIFTSGNVTFDSRLRQTSVFAEDALNLTPKWLLVGGVRWDHIALTRETIQNVTGSVDRNSPTFDPLSWRAGTSWDAAPGLTLYAQYTTAVSPVSSILLASVANSRFRLTKGRAYEAGFKASGWGGRASVTGAAYRIEQRDILTRDPANPSLTVQGGRQSSQGVELSAVVNPVKALRLSAGFSYTDAQYDELSELIGGVRIDRAGNRPINVPETTLTASALYTIAGKVTLGGFLRHAGAFYTDTANSIRVAGHEVLDASISMPVTANATLALRGRNLTDAFYGEYSGYPATNIYIGAPRSFELSLAARF; this is encoded by the coding sequence ATGTTCCGTTTTCATCTGCTGGCCGGCGCGGCGGCGTCATGCCTGCTGCCCGCCGTTTCCCTTGCCGCGACGCCGGTGGAGGGGGAGCAGGCCGATCCCGCCATCATCGTCACCGGGCAGCGCGATCCGTTGCGGCTGGAGGAGCGGCCGCAGGCGGCGAGCCGGCTGGGGCTGACCGTTCGCGAAACCCCGGCCAGCGTCGAGGTGCTGACGCAGGACGATCTTCAGGTGCAGGGCCTGCGCACCGCGCGCGAGACGTTCAACCAGGTGGTGGGCGCGATCTCGGGCAACGTGCCGGGCAATCCGGCGGTCGTTTCCCTGCGCGGCTTTGCCGGCAACACCGTGTCGATCCTGCAGGACGGGGTGCGCGTCTCCACCTCCACGGTGGTGCAGCGGGACAGCAACAACTGGCATTACGAGCGGGTGGAGGTGCTGAAGGGCCCGGCGTCCGTGCTGTACGGCGAGGGCGCGCTGGCGGGCGTGATCAACAAGGTGACGCGCAAGCCGGTGCTGGGCGAGCGGCGGCTGGATACATTGCTGTCGATCGGCAGCTTCGACACAGTGACGGCGGCGGGCGGCGTCAACCTGCCGGTTTCCGACACGCTCGCGGTGCGCGCGGACGCGAGCTACCAGCGATCCGACAGCCTGTATGACGTGGAGAATAACGACACGTTTTCCGCCGGGCTGACGGCGAGCGCGCTGTGGCGGCCGAGCGATCGCGTCTCGCTGCTGATCGCGGTGGACCATTTCGAGGATAGCTATGACGCGACCTATCAGGGCCTGCCGCTGATCCCCGGCCAATATGCGCTGGACCCGAGCGATGCGGTCACGAGCGAGGCGGGGCTGGTGGCCGATCGCGCGCTGCGGCGGCGCAACTATAATCCGCAGGGCGCCTATTCGAGCGCGGACGAGACGACGATCCGGTCGCGGCTGGACTGGGCGGCGGGCGGCGGCTGGTCGCTGGCGCTGGACCTGACCGCCTATACCGCGGACCGCGCCTTCCTGCTGGCCGACAGCCAGAGCTTCGTCGCGCCGGACGCGACCTTTCCCCACGGCAGCTTTCGGCAAAGCTATCAGGATTTCCGCCACGATCACCAATTCTGGAATGCGCGCGGGGCGGCGACGAACAACGGCGTGATCGCGGGGATGCGCAACCGCTTCACGATTGGCGTGGAGCATAACCAGACCGATTTCGTCAGCCTGCGCCAACAGGCGCCAACATCGGTGCTGCCAGCGGTGGACGTGCGTGATCCGGCGGTGGTGCTGCTGCCGACCGGCACGGCGATCTTCACCAGCGGCAATGTGACGTTCGACTCCCGGCTGCGCCAGACATCGGTGTTCGCCGAGGATGCGCTGAACCTGACGCCCAAATGGCTGCTGGTGGGGGGCGTGCGCTGGGATCACATCGCGTTGACCCGCGAGACGATCCAGAACGTGACGGGCTCCGTCGATCGCAACAGCCCGACATTCGACCCGCTATCGTGGCGCGCGGGAACGAGCTGGGACGCGGCCCCCGGCCTGACGCTTTACGCGCAATATACCACCGCGGTGTCGCCGGTATCCTCGATCCTGCTCGCCTCGGTCGCCAACAGCCGCTTTCGGCTGACCAAGGGTCGGGCCTATGAGGCGGGGTTCAAGGCGAGCGGCTGGGGCGGGCGCGCCAGCGTGACGGGCGCGGCCTATCGCATCGAGCAGCGCGACATATTGACGCGCGATCCCGCCAACCCGTCGCTGACGGTGCAGGGCGGGCGGCAATCCTCGCAAGGCGTGGAACTGTCCGCCGTGGTCAATCCGGTAAAGGCGCTGCGCCTGTCGGCCGGGTTTTCCTACACCGATGCGCAATATGACGAATTGTCGGAGCTGATCGGCGGCGTGCGCATCGACCGCGCCGGCAATCGCCCGATCAACGTGCCGGAAACGACGCTGACTGCGTCCGCGCTTTACACCATCGCCGGCAAGGTGACGCTGGGCGGGTTCCTGCGCCATGCCGGGGCCTTTTACACCGACACGGCGAACAGCATCCGCGTGGCGGGGCATGAGGTGCTGGACGCCAGCATCTCGATGCCGGTCACGGCGAACGCGACGCTTGCGCTGCGCGGGCGCAACCTGACCGATGCCTTTTACGGCGAATATTCGGGCTATCCGGCGACCAACATCTATATCGGCGCGCCGCGATCGTTCGAGCTGTCGCTGGCGGCGCGGTTTTGA